In Paractinoplanes brasiliensis, the following proteins share a genomic window:
- a CDS encoding DEAD/DEAH box helicase yields MSPPLPDLETFPPLRDWQRKALVGYLRRRSEDYMAVATPGAGKTTFALRIAAELLADRTVEAVTVVCPTEHLKVQWASAAARVGIQLDHEFRNSDVHSSRDFHGAVLTYAQVGMAPAVHRRRTMTRPTLVILDEIHHAGDSRSWGDGVKSAFEPAVRRLMLTGTPFRSDENPIPFVTYERGEDGLQRSRADSVYGYSDALRDGVVRPVLFMAYSGETRWRTNAGDELAARLGEPMTKDLIAQAWRTALDHRGDWMPQVLRAANARLTKLREHGMTDAGGLIIASDQQTARAYAKLIGEISGEPATVVLSDDEGASKRIATFAASQERWLVAVRMVSEGVDIPRLAVGVYATSASTPLYFAQAIGRFVRARRQGETATVFLPSVPHLLGLASEMEAQRDHVLGLPKQKDGLDDDLLERAQREENAEGELEKQFEALGATAELDQVIYDGTSFGMGAMTGTAEEEEYLGLPGLLTADQVSVLLNKRQAEQLAAQKKRKAAEPAAPAQREAPPPMTAGERRNSLRRQLNTLVAAHHHRTNLPHGKIHAELRRLCGGPPSAQATIEQLEERIATIQTL; encoded by the coding sequence TTGAGCCCGCCACTGCCGGATCTGGAAACCTTCCCGCCGCTTCGTGACTGGCAGCGCAAGGCTCTTGTGGGCTATCTGCGCCGCCGCAGCGAGGACTATATGGCGGTGGCGACCCCCGGCGCGGGCAAGACCACCTTTGCCCTGCGGATCGCCGCCGAACTGCTCGCCGACCGCACCGTCGAGGCGGTCACCGTGGTCTGCCCGACCGAGCACCTCAAGGTGCAGTGGGCTTCCGCCGCGGCTCGGGTCGGTATTCAGCTCGACCACGAGTTCCGTAACTCCGACGTCCACTCGTCGCGTGACTTCCACGGCGCCGTGCTCACCTATGCGCAGGTCGGCATGGCCCCCGCCGTGCACCGCCGCCGCACCATGACCCGCCCGACCCTGGTGATCCTCGACGAGATCCACCACGCCGGCGACTCACGGAGCTGGGGCGACGGGGTCAAGAGCGCTTTCGAGCCCGCCGTACGCCGTCTCATGCTCACCGGCACACCGTTCCGCTCGGACGAGAACCCCATCCCGTTCGTCACCTATGAGCGGGGCGAGGACGGCCTGCAGCGTTCGCGGGCCGACTCCGTCTACGGCTACTCCGACGCGCTGCGCGACGGGGTCGTGCGGCCGGTGCTGTTCATGGCCTACTCGGGCGAGACCCGGTGGCGTACGAACGCCGGCGACGAGCTCGCGGCCAGGCTCGGCGAGCCGATGACCAAGGACCTGATCGCCCAGGCCTGGCGCACGGCTCTCGACCACCGCGGCGACTGGATGCCCCAGGTGTTGCGGGCCGCCAACGCCCGCCTGACCAAGCTGCGCGAGCACGGCATGACCGACGCGGGCGGCCTGATCATCGCCAGCGACCAGCAGACGGCCCGTGCGTACGCGAAATTGATCGGCGAGATCAGCGGGGAGCCGGCCACTGTGGTGCTCTCCGACGACGAGGGCGCCTCCAAGCGCATCGCCACCTTTGCCGCCTCGCAGGAGCGCTGGCTGGTCGCGGTGCGGATGGTGTCGGAGGGGGTCGACATCCCGCGGCTGGCCGTGGGTGTGTACGCCACCAGCGCCTCGACCCCGCTCTATTTCGCCCAGGCGATCGGCCGTTTCGTGCGGGCACGGCGTCAGGGCGAGACCGCGACCGTCTTCCTGCCCAGCGTGCCGCACCTGCTCGGGCTGGCCAGCGAGATGGAGGCGCAGCGCGACCACGTGCTGGGCCTGCCGAAGCAGAAGGACGGCTTGGACGACGACCTGCTCGAGCGCGCCCAGCGGGAGGAGAATGCCGAGGGCGAGCTCGAGAAGCAGTTCGAGGCCTTGGGGGCGACGGCCGAGCTGGACCAGGTGATCTACGACGGCACGTCGTTCGGCATGGGCGCGATGACCGGCACCGCCGAGGAGGAGGAATACCTCGGGCTGCCCGGCCTGCTCACCGCCGACCAGGTGTCGGTGCTGCTGAACAAGCGGCAGGCCGAGCAGCTGGCGGCGCAGAAGAAGCGTAAGGCGGCTGAGCCCGCGGCGCCGGCTCAACGAGAGGCCCCGCCGCCGATGACCGCGGGGGAGCGGCGCAACAGCCTGCGGCGGCAGCTGAACACGCTGGTCGCGGCGCATCATCACCGCACCAACCTGCCGCACGGCAAGATCCACGCGGAGCTGCGCCGGCTCTGCGGCGGGCCGCCGAGCGCTCAGGCCACCATCGAGCAGCTCGAGGAGCGCATCGCGACCATCCAGACCCTCTGA
- a CDS encoding DUF3039 domain-containing protein: MSTQILERPETKDADTGPEMFHYVRKEKIAESAVMGTFVVALCGEKFPVTKSPKPGSPVCPQCKEIYEAMQH; this comes from the coding sequence GTGAGCACGCAGATCCTGGAGCGTCCGGAGACCAAGGACGCCGACACCGGGCCGGAGATGTTCCACTACGTGCGCAAGGAGAAGATCGCGGAGAGCGCGGTCATGGGCACTTTCGTCGTGGCGCTCTGCGGTGAGAAGTTCCCGGTGACCAAGTCGCCCAAGCCGGGTTCCCCGGTGTGCCCGCAGTGCAAGGAGATCTACGAAGCGATGCAGCACTGA
- a CDS encoding trimeric intracellular cation channel family protein, producing MTSADGLLAADLIGVAVFAASGASAGVAKRLDLFGIAFVGFVAALGGGILRDLVIDAGPPLAFGDWRYSMTAIAASLAVFWLHPRLARWRRSVLLLDAAGLGLFTVTGTIKALDAGVPAVGACLIGMLTAIGGGLARDLLTGEIPVVLQRDIYAVAALGGAILVTILRGLDVPNAFTMTVSALLITGVRLVALYRRWSAPVAAP from the coding sequence CTGACCAGTGCCGACGGTCTGCTCGCCGCGGACCTGATCGGTGTCGCCGTCTTCGCGGCCTCGGGCGCCTCGGCCGGCGTCGCGAAACGGCTGGACCTGTTCGGCATTGCCTTCGTCGGGTTCGTCGCGGCGCTGGGCGGCGGGATCCTGCGCGATCTCGTGATCGACGCCGGGCCGCCGCTGGCATTCGGCGACTGGCGTTATTCGATGACCGCGATCGCGGCGTCGCTCGCCGTTTTCTGGCTGCACCCCCGGTTGGCGCGCTGGCGCCGGTCCGTCCTGCTGCTCGACGCGGCCGGTCTGGGGCTTTTCACCGTCACCGGCACGATCAAGGCGCTCGACGCGGGTGTCCCGGCGGTCGGCGCCTGCCTGATCGGCATGCTCACCGCGATCGGCGGTGGCCTCGCCCGTGATCTGCTGACCGGCGAGATCCCGGTGGTCCTGCAGCGTGACATCTATGCCGTCGCTGCCCTGGGCGGCGCGATTCTTGTCACGATCCTGCGCGGGCTGGACGTCCCCAACGCGTTCACCATGACCGTGTCGGCGCTGCTCATCACGGGTGTGCGGCTGGTGGCGCTGTACCGCCGCTGGTCGGCTCCGGTCGCTGCGCCGTAA